One Osmerus mordax isolate fOsmMor3 chromosome 26, fOsmMor3.pri, whole genome shotgun sequence DNA segment encodes these proteins:
- the si:ch211-121a2.4 gene encoding transmembrane protein 205, with amino-acid sequence MPTDREPGATAKLLQLLLLSTYWGMQIWVTFISSFVMNNHLNRHTYGFIQSRLVPFYLHLGSACAFFNLTIYAVYHPSDMLDEREAFQIFIFFVCVTVAAVNAQWFGQMTSEIMADMHLIEQACGLGQDIGLSSNREAYAKLCETDVKYDHLSGRLWLYRFLSSLCNICCIACNAYSIFHMAENLITL; translated from the exons ATGCCTACCGACCGTGAGCCTGGTGCCACAGCCAAGCTGCTACAGCTGCTTCTGCTCTCCACTTATTGGGGAATGCAGATTTGGGTCACCTTCATCTCAA GCTTCGTGATGAACAACCACCTGAACAGACATACCTACGGGTTCATCCAGTCTCGCCTGGTGCCCTTCTACCTCCACCTGGGCTCAGCCTGTGCCTTCTTTAACCTCACCATCTACGCAGTCTACCATCCCAGTGACATGTTGGACGAGAGGGAAGcctttcag ATCTTCATCTTCTTCGTGTGTGTGACCGTAGCCGCTGTGAACGCGCAGTGGTTCGGACAGATGACGTCAGAGATCATGGCCGACATGCACCTCATCGAGCAGGCTTGCGGCTTGGGCCAAGACATCGGCCTTTCGTCCAATAGGGAGGCGTACGCCAAGCTGTGCGAGACGGATGTGAAGTACGACCATCTTAGCGGACGTCTGTGGTTGTACAggttcctgtcctccctctgcaACATCTGCTGCATAGCCTGCAACGCTTACAGCATTTTCCACATGGCTGAAAACCTTATCACTCTATAA